The DNA window TCGACTCTGGGACACGCTGGGTCGGGTCGATCGCACCGTCTACACCTGGTTGTCAGGGGACACCAGCACGCGCTTTGACATTGCCGTCAGCCGACTGACCAATACCGCCGACAACTCCAAGATCTCTCTTGCGATGGCGCTTGCCCTGGCTGCCGGCGGTGGCAGGCGTGGGCGTCGTGCCGCACTGGTCGGGATGGCGTCGGTCGCGGTGACTTCCGCGACCGCCAACCTGGTCGTCAAGCCGCTGGCACGGCGGGCCCGGCCGAACCGGCTTGCGACCCATCGCGACCACGTGGCGGGAACGGTCCATCACGTGTCGATGCCGGAGTCGCACTCGTTCCCGTCCGGCCATACCGCCGCTGCGTGTGCATTCACGGTCGGGGTCAGCAGCGTGCTGCCGCGCGTGGCCGTGGTGCCGGCAGTGGTTGCCGTTGTGGTCGGCTACTCGCGCATTCATACGGGCGTGCATTACCCCAGCGACGTGCTGTTGGGTGCGGTACTGGGCCTCGCGCTCGCTGCGGGAACGTCGCTGGTGATAGCCCGGGCGTGACGATTTGCGGCTACGGGTTCTGTAGGTGGTTCTTGGGGCTGTGGACGAATCCACGCACGAAGCGACCGTTGTAGGCGCCGACCGCAGTCTTGCCGCGGAAGCGGTAAACGTGCCAACCCGACGGATTGGCGTTCTGCTCGACGGTGATGATGCGCTTGCCAACCACTCGATCGACGACCGCGACGTGGCCGTAGCGTCGGTTGCCGCCCTTCTCGACCACAATGTCGCCCGGCACGGGGAGGTAGCCGCGACCGTTGCGATGGAACCGCAGCGAAGGGCTGCCTTCTGGAATCGATTCGGAACCGCCGGTGCGCGAGGAGCGAACCGCGCCCCAGCCCTTCTTCGAATACAGCCGAACCGCGAGCTCGCCGCACTGACGCGACCGAATCACACGCACACCCTTCCCACCGAGCCAAGACTTGGCTGGCAACGATCCGGTGCGCAGCATCGCGGAACTGAACGCGCGGGTTGATGGGCCGCTTCCCGCCGCAGACGCAGGGGTTGCGGCTACCAAGGTGGCCAGCAGCGGGACTGTCAACGCTGCCGAGGCAAGCGCGACTAACCGCTTACGGCTGGAAGGGGAACCGGTCGACGCGTTGGGCGCCGTGGCGCCGGAAGAGTTGGACACGAAGGTCGAGTAGAGCCCACCGCAACACGTTTGAGTAGCCCATCGAGCGGTCTGTGTGGCTTGTCACGGGCACACACAGGGGCCCTGATGTGAGCCAGCACACTCTGATACGAGGGCCTGCTTTGGACCGCTGTTTGCCCTGCTTCGACCGACATGTCGCAATTGGGCGATTCGTCGTCCGACGACACGCCTGTACGGGTCAGCGACCGCCGTACTCGTCGTCGTCGTCGTCGGCGTATTTGGCCAGCGGGTCATCGTCGTCACGCGTGGGCGGACGACTCCTCTCACGATCATGTGCGTCCCCAGTGAGTTCGGCGCGCAATGCGTCGAAGTCAGTCTGCGGAGCGTTGTACTTCAGCTCGCGAGCGACCTTAGTTTGCTTGGCCTTAGCTCGGCCGCGCCCCATGGCTCGACCCCCTCGCCCGGATAACCCGGAATCGGCGTTGTCACGAAGAAGGAAATGTTGCGTCCCAGAATTCCCGCAATCCTACTCATTGAGCAGTTTCGGATGAAATCCAAGGGTCCCTTGGCCTTGTCGGCCAAGGAGTAACGCTGACACTCCCAGCAGTTCGTTGCTCAGACTACCCCGTTGGTCCGATGTTGGCAGCCCTAGGTCGCCCCTGCTGGGGGATCAAATCGCCGCAAACGGTTGCAATAACCCCGTCCGTACCCCCAAACTCGAACTGATGACCGTCCCAACGAACGACTCAGAGCCGCTGCTGACCCCCGCTGAGGTGGCTGCGATGTTTCGAGTCGACCCCAAAACGGTGACGCGATGGGCCAAAGCCGGAAAGTTGAGCTCGGTTCGGACCCTGGGCGGACATCGGCGCTACCTGGCCAGTGAGGTCAAGGCGTTGCTTGAGGGAATCCCGGCACCGCCGACGAGCAACCACAACGGAACCCCCGAGTCTCCGGCGGCCGGGAAGTCATACGAAGAGACCGTCCGGGACGCCGAAGCCGTTCCCACCGGTCTTGAGCCGCTGCCGGCACCTCCGGCAACCCCCGGCTCCTCCGCCGGACTCCCAACCTCCACCTGATCGCCGAGCCGTTACCTGCCGGAGTTACCCAGTGGTATGGCTGTTTCCCGGGTGGTTTTGCAGCCATACCACTGGGTAACTTTCCGCCGTAGGACCCGCCTCGGGCGGGTCAGGCGTACGAGCTGCTGAGATGGACCGAGCCACCGCCGCCGCCCTTGGCCGGGGCGTCGCTGAGGTCAGCGTCGGTCCGCGACCGCACGGCCCCACAGACCCAGGCGCTGATGCCACGGTCTGCCAGCCGCCCAAGTGCGGCGTCAGCTGAATCCGGCGCCACGAAGGCCACCATGCCGATGCCCATGTTGAAGGTTCGTTCCAACTCCAACGTCTCGACGCCGCCTTGTGACCCGATCGTGTGGAATACCGGCTGCGGGGACCACGTCGATCGATCCACGTCCAAGTGCAGATCCGCTGGCAGTACCCGGGCGAGATTCGCCGCCAAACCCCCGCCGGTCACGTGCGAGAACGCGTGCACGTCGACGTCCGCGGCGCGGGCCAGGTCCAGGCACTGCTGGGTGTAGAGCTGCGTCGGCTCGAGCAGCTCCTCTCCGAGCGTGCGGCCGAACTCGGGCATGTCGCGATCCAACGCCCAGCCAGCTGAGTTCAACAGCACGTGCCGGGCCAACGAGTAGCCATTGGAATGCAGTCCAGATGACCGCATCGCGATCGCCCGGTCACCCGCGCGAACACGTTGCGGCCCGAGTAGGTCATCGGCCTCAACGACCGCCGTTCCAGCACCGGCAACGTCGTACTCGTCGGGGTCGAGCAAGCCGGGGTGTTCGGCAGTCTCCCCTCCGAGCAGGGCGCAACCGGCCGTTCGGCAGCCGTCGGCGATGCCAGTGACGATCGCCGCGATGCGCTCGGGGACGACCCTGCCGCAAGCGATGTAGTCGGTCATGAACAACGGTTCGGCGCCGGTAACCACCAGATCGTCCACGACCATGGCAACCAAGTCGATACCGATGGTGTTGTGCACATCCATCGCGGCAGCGACCGCGACCTTCGTGCCGACGCCGTCAGTTGAGGTCGCAAGCAGCGGTCGGCGGAAACGGCTCAACGCCGAGGCGTCGAACAGGCCCGCGAACCCGCCAAGGCTCCCGACAACCTCGGGACGCGTTGCGCCAGCGACAGCGGCCTTCATCAACTCGACCGCGCGCTCGCCAGCCTCGACGTCCACTCCAGCGGCGGCGTAGGTGCTCGCCGGTTCGGGGTTGGGGGGTCGGGTCACGGATGGCTCAGCGCGTCAGCCGCGCCGCCTCCCTGCCTGACTGCCGCGAGACCCGGGCCGTGTCCGTTCGGCGACACCACATCCACCGGCTCAAGGGTGTCGTGGCCGATGACCTTCGGCTCTGGGAGCGGTACGGGGTAGACGCCGTCGAAGCACGCCCGGCACAGGTCGTCCTTGGGGACCTCCGTCGACTCGATCAGTCGCTCCAAGCTGATGTAGCCGAGTGAGTCGGCACCGATGGAGGTGCGGATCTCGTCATCGGTCAGTCCGTTGGCGATGAGCTCGGCGCGGGTCGCGAAGTCGATGCCGTAGAAGCACGGCCACTTGACCGGCGGCGAGGAAATGCGCACATGCACCTCGCGAGCTCCAGCCTCCCGCAGCATCCGAATGATGGCGCGCTGGGTATTGCCGCGCACGATTGAATCGTCGACCACCACGAGGCGTTTGCCAGCGATAACGTCGCGCAGAGGGTTGAGCTTGAGTCGAATGCCAAGCTGCCGCAGAGTCTGTGACGGCGAGATGAAGGTTCGGCCCACGTAGGCGTTCTTGACCAGACCCTGGGCAAACGGGATGCCGGAGGCCTGCGCATATCCGACAGCGGCCGGAGTCCCCGATTCGGGCACGGGGATGACCAAGTCGGCGTCCGCGGGGTGCTCCTCGGCCAGTCGCCGGCCAACGTCGACGCGCGTCGCGTGCACGCTGCGACCGTCCAGCGACGTGTCGGGGCGGGCTAGGTAGACATACTCAAAAAGGCAGTGTTTGGGCGCGGGCTTGGCGAACTTCTGCGAGCGCAGTCCGCGCTCATCGATGGCAACGAGCTCACCCGGTTCGATGTCTCGAACATATGAAGCGCCAACGATGTCCAGCGCTGCTGTCTCGCTGGCAAGGACCCACCCGCGCTCAAGGCGCCCGAGCACCAACGGTCGGATCCCCTGCGGATCGCGGGCACCGTAGAGCGTCTCGTCGTTCATGAACACCAATGAGAATGCGCCGCGCATGTGCGGAAGCTCGATCATCGCGGCGTCTTCCAGGCTGCGGTTCGGGTGCGAGGCGAGCAGCGCGGTCATCAAGTCGGTATCACTGGTCGCGTTGACGTGCTGACCGAGTGGAAGCTCGCCTGAACGGTCAGCGCGGCGCAGCAACTCGTCGCCGAGTTCGGCGGTGTTGGTGAGGTTTCCGTTGTGTCCCAGGGCAATTCGACCAGTCGCGGTTGCCCGGAAGGTCGGCTGAGCGTTCTCCCAGACACTGGCTCCTGACGTCGAGTAGCGGCAGTGACCAACGGCTAGGTATCCCCGCAGGCTCTCCAGGATCGCCTCGTTGAAAACCTGTGAGACCAGGCCCATCTCCTTGTAGACGACGACCTCATTGCCGTCACTGACCGCGATGCCCGCAGATTCCTGGCCGCGATGCTGCAGCGCGTAAAGGCCGAAGTAGGTGAGCTTTGCGACGGCCTCACCAGGCGCCCAGACGCCGAACACACCACAGGCGTCTTGAGGGCCCTTTTCACCGGGAAGCAGGTCGTGCGATAGCCGACCGTCGCCACGCATCACTCTACGAGTGTAAGCGGGTTCGGTCGCACTTCACACCAGTGGCATCAAAGCCGCGAGGTCACTTCTCTCGCCGCTCGCGAAGATCCGGCCAGCGGCGACGGCATCGGCCCAGGTCAGACGCCCCGTCGCGACCTCCAGCCACGTTCGCGCGTCGCATTCCACCGATGCGGGCGGGGTTCCCCGGCGATGGCGAATACCCGCGACTGCCTGCACCGCCGCGTACGGCGGGATCCGCACCTCGACGCTGTTGCCCGGGGCCACCTCCGTGAGGCGCGCGAGCACGTCTTTGACCGCCTGTCGCTCGGTCGCGCGCTCGGGCTGCTCCTGCGCGTCATAGGCCGTCAGGCACGCCGCCACGGCCCGCGTTTTGGCCCCCGTCATGACCGGGGCCAAAAGTTACCCAGTGGTATGGCTGCAAAACCGCCCGGGAAACAGCCATACCACTGGGTAACTTCCTGGGTTGGCGGAGTGGCGGGGGCGAGCATGTGCACGGGCGGGGGGTTATCCGAAAAGGGCGGGGAAGGTTGCCGTGTGGGCGGCGCGCAGCTCGTCGAGGGTGAGGGTGAACAAGTCCCCGACCTCGAGCAACTGGGTACCAGCTTCGTGACCACCGTCCTGCGCCTCGCCGCCATCCCGCGCATCGCCACTGTCCCGCGCCTCGCCATCGGCCGCGCCGGGATCACCGCCATCCTGGGCTAAGCCAGAGTCGACGACGCCGATGCGGGTGCACGGGAAGTTCCGCGCGGAGCACATCTCGGTGAAGCGCAGCTCCTCCGTCCGCGGAACCACCACGATCGCGCGAGCCGCTGATTCGGAGAACAGGAATACAAATGGGTCGAGGTCGTCGGGAACCCAGGTGCGGGCACCTACCCCGGACCGAATCGCCATCTCCACCAGCGCCGTGGCGACCCCGCCGTCGGCCAGGTCGTGCGCGGCCGTGAGCATCCCGTCGCGCGATCCCGCGACCAGGATCTGGCTCAGTTGGCGCTCGGCCTCAAGGTCGACCAGCGGTGGCATGCCA is part of the Candidatus Nanopelagicales bacterium genome and encodes:
- a CDS encoding phosphatase PAP2 family protein; the encoded protein is MAPSPRVPSVGGSTERQAPQLPGRATNSGSRLWDTLGRVDRTVYTWLSGDTSTRFDIAVSRLTNTADNSKISLAMALALAAGGGRRGRRAALVGMASVAVTSATANLVVKPLARRARPNRLATHRDHVAGTVHHVSMPESHSFPSGHTAAACAFTVGVSSVLPRVAVVPAVVAVVVGYSRIHTGVHYPSDVLLGAVLGLALAAGTSLVIARA
- a CDS encoding CHAP domain-containing protein is translated as MIRSRQCGELAVRLYSKKGWGAVRSSRTGGSESIPEGSPSLRFHRNGRGYLPVPGDIVVEKGGNRRYGHVAVVDRVVGKRIITVEQNANPSGWHVYRFRGKTAVGAYNGRFVRGFVHSPKNHLQNP
- a CDS encoding DUF3073 domain-containing protein; this encodes MGRGRAKAKQTKVARELKYNAPQTDFDALRAELTGDAHDRERSRPPTRDDDDPLAKYADDDDDEYGGR
- a CDS encoding helix-turn-helix domain-containing protein, which gives rise to MTVPTNDSEPLLTPAEVAAMFRVDPKTVTRWAKAGKLSSVRTLGGHRRYLASEVKALLEGIPAPPTSNHNGTPESPAAGKSYEETVRDAEAVPTGLEPLPAPPATPGSSAGLPTST
- a CDS encoding phosphoribosylformylglycinamidine cyclo-ligase, with product MTRPPNPEPASTYAAAGVDVEAGERAVELMKAAVAGATRPEVVGSLGGFAGLFDASALSRFRRPLLATSTDGVGTKVAVAAAMDVHNTIGIDLVAMVVDDLVVTGAEPLFMTDYIACGRVVPERIAAIVTGIADGCRTAGCALLGGETAEHPGLLDPDEYDVAGAGTAVVEADDLLGPQRVRAGDRAIAMRSSGLHSNGYSLARHVLLNSAGWALDRDMPEFGRTLGEELLEPTQLYTQQCLDLARAADVDVHAFSHVTGGGLAANLARVLPADLHLDVDRSTWSPQPVFHTIGSQGGVETLELERTFNMGIGMVAFVAPDSADAALGRLADRGISAWVCGAVRSRTDADLSDAPAKGGGGGSVHLSSSYA
- a CDS encoding amidophosphoribosyltransferase, with translation MRGDGRLSHDLLPGEKGPQDACGVFGVWAPGEAVAKLTYFGLYALQHRGQESAGIAVSDGNEVVVYKEMGLVSQVFNEAILESLRGYLAVGHCRYSTSGASVWENAQPTFRATATGRIALGHNGNLTNTAELGDELLRRADRSGELPLGQHVNATSDTDLMTALLASHPNRSLEDAAMIELPHMRGAFSLVFMNDETLYGARDPQGIRPLVLGRLERGWVLASETAALDIVGASYVRDIEPGELVAIDERGLRSQKFAKPAPKHCLFEYVYLARPDTSLDGRSVHATRVDVGRRLAEEHPADADLVIPVPESGTPAAVGYAQASGIPFAQGLVKNAYVGRTFISPSQTLRQLGIRLKLNPLRDVIAGKRLVVVDDSIVRGNTQRAIIRMLREAGAREVHVRISSPPVKWPCFYGIDFATRAELIANGLTDDEIRTSIGADSLGYISLERLIESTEVPKDDLCRACFDGVYPVPLPEPKVIGHDTLEPVDVVSPNGHGPGLAAVRQGGGAADALSHP